The following proteins are co-located in the Candidatus Bathyarchaeota archaeon genome:
- a CDS encoding DUF362 domain-containing protein → MNPQSKVALVKGERSVETVVKAIQLAEAPKFKDKPIIIKVNLISNKDWRSGATTDPIIVEGLISYFKSINNNIIVADSDATMTNADKAAKTSGIKFICDKHNIPFINLRKIKEKIKVKILNGEVLSKVTLPKIVFESYVISAAKLKTHTETLVTLGLKNMFGLIPEKFKAKYHFLGIGKVVVDVNSVKKPDFTIIDGFIGMEGNGPVNGQPVKMDLIITGLDPVATDAVGALVMGFNPNEIFHIKKASEKGLGSINNINIVGLNLNDVKRQFKPPKLF, encoded by the coding sequence TTGAATCCTCAAAGCAAAGTAGCTTTAGTTAAAGGGGAAAGATCCGTAGAAACAGTTGTTAAAGCTATTCAATTAGCTGAAGCGCCAAAGTTTAAAGATAAACCTATAATTATAAAGGTTAATTTGATAAGCAATAAAGATTGGCGTTCAGGCGCTACAACAGATCCGATTATAGTTGAAGGATTAATAAGTTACTTTAAATCTATAAACAATAATATTATTGTTGCAGATTCAGATGCGACCATGACTAATGCTGATAAGGCTGCTAAAACCTCAGGAATAAAGTTTATTTGTGATAAACATAATATTCCATTTATAAATTTGAGGAAAATTAAGGAAAAAATTAAAGTTAAAATATTGAATGGAGAAGTCTTATCAAAAGTTACTCTTCCAAAAATTGTTTTTGAAAGCTATGTTATTAGCGCGGCAAAATTGAAAACTCATACAGAAACATTGGTAACTTTAGGTTTAAAAAACATGTTTGGTTTAATTCCTGAAAAATTTAAGGCGAAATATCACTTCCTTGGAATAGGGAAAGTTGTAGTTGATGTTAACTCAGTTAAAAAACCGGATTTCACAATTATAGATGGGTTTATAGGTATGGAAGGAAACGGTCCTGTTAACGGTCAACCTGTAAAAATGGATTTAATTATAACAGGTTTAGATCCTGTAGCTACAGATGCTGTAGGAGCGTTAGTGATGGGTTTTAACCCAAATGAAATATTTCATATAAAAAAAGCTTCAGAAAAGGGTTTAGGAAGCATAAATAACATAAATATTGTAGGCTTAAACTTAAATGATGTGAAGCGACAGTTTAAACCTCCTAAACTATTTTAA
- a CDS encoding FAD-dependent thymidylate synthase, which produces MKVKLLAYTPQPEKLCGVAARSCVSRKPPSELTDLPEEKLNETLNKALSKGHQSVIEHASFTFSLEGISRACSHQLVRHRIASYSQQSQRYVQLSNLDYATPPSILKSGEALKVFKKALKAINEAYNALIKMNIPLEDARYILPNAALTNIVVTMNARELFHFFELRCCLHAQWEIREAAWEMLKKAREAAPKLFEKAGPSCIFKGICPENDFSCPFYKKFIIKQARQ; this is translated from the coding sequence ATTAAAGTTAAATTGCTAGCTTATACACCTCAACCTGAAAAATTATGTGGAGTTGCCGCACGTTCATGTGTTTCTAGGAAACCCCCAAGCGAATTAACTGATTTACCTGAAGAAAAATTAAATGAAACGTTAAATAAAGCTTTAAGTAAAGGGCATCAATCTGTTATTGAGCATGCAAGCTTTACTTTTAGTCTTGAAGGCATATCTAGAGCTTGCAGCCACCAGCTTGTTAGGCATAGAATAGCCTCCTATTCTCAACAAAGCCAAAGATATGTTCAATTAAGCAATCTTGATTATGCAACGCCTCCATCAATATTAAAAAGTGGTGAAGCGTTAAAAGTTTTTAAAAAAGCTTTAAAAGCCATTAATGAAGCTTATAACGCTTTAATAAAAATGAATATTCCATTAGAGGATGCAAGATATATTTTACCTAACGCTGCTTTAACAAATATTGTTGTTACAATGAATGCTAGAGAGCTTTTTCATTTTTTTGAGTTAAGATGCTGTCTTCATGCTCAATGGGAAATTAGAGAAGCGGCTTGGGAAATGCTTAAAAAAGCTCGAGAAGCAGCTCCAAAGCTTTTTGAGAAAGCTGGGCCTTCATGCATTTTTAAAGGCATTTGTCCAGAAAATGATTTTTCATGCCCTTTCTATAAGAAGTTTATAATTAAACAAGCAAGACAATAG
- the topA gene encoding DNA topoisomerase I, giving the protein MRTTLIICEKPDAALHVAEALSENGEVKKLMKHGIPYFEVNNKSEKLIVCSAIGHLYEVDVKGDGKRSEYPVWDFSWKPKHLVERGQKRQEKCIKAITELAEEADFFINACDYDIEGSLIGYMILKYACKGAEAKARRMKFSTLTIKELREAYRNLMSTLDYPLIKAGMCRHEVDWLYGVNLSRALTESARKYSGKYSTLSIGRVQGPTLKFIVEREKEVQTFVPKPYWIIKSIVNLNGEKFEAEYKISKIEEKKIADEVAESCFKKEGEIINVQSKEYKLLPPTPFDLTQLQLEAYRYFKFTPKQTLDIAERLYLNALISYPRTSSQKLPSTIGYQEILNSLKENSEYKNMVDELYAIKELKPNEGKKTDPAHPAIYPTGVQPKEELSIREKKIYDLIVKRFMATFGASCLKKSEKATIKVSNHIFYLKGSRILKPGWMKLYAPYSSLEENLLPPIFIGQKVFFEEVKPELKYTQPPSRFNPTSLLKLMEEQGIGTKATRAEIIDILYKRGYVKDERIVATPLSFKIINLMLKYCPKVVSIEFTRELEEMMRKIEFGEEEREKVVLEAVNYLKPAIMELKLKENEIGEELSKVIKQVKALEFMIKTPCPSCGSQLLIIKSRKTGKRFIGCSGLWSNKCHFSLPLPQKGKLSLLDKTCSECGFQMIQVKISGRRPMISCPKCFINRLRNNKS; this is encoded by the coding sequence GTGAGAACAACATTAATTATCTGCGAGAAACCTGATGCTGCTTTGCATGTAGCTGAAGCCTTAAGCGAAAATGGAGAAGTTAAAAAATTAATGAAGCATGGGATACCTTACTTTGAAGTTAACAATAAATCTGAAAAATTGATTGTTTGCAGTGCTATAGGTCATTTATATGAAGTTGATGTTAAAGGAGATGGAAAAAGAAGCGAGTATCCTGTTTGGGATTTCTCATGGAAACCTAAGCATTTAGTTGAGAGAGGGCAAAAAAGACAAGAAAAGTGTATTAAAGCTATAACTGAGTTAGCTGAAGAAGCTGATTTCTTCATTAATGCATGCGATTATGATATTGAAGGTTCATTAATAGGATACATGATTCTTAAATATGCGTGTAAAGGAGCGGAAGCTAAAGCGAGAAGAATGAAGTTTAGCACTTTAACTATTAAAGAGTTAAGGGAAGCTTATAGAAATTTGATGTCAACGTTAGATTATCCATTAATTAAAGCTGGAATGTGCCGGCATGAAGTTGATTGGTTGTATGGAGTAAATTTATCTAGAGCTTTAACTGAATCTGCTCGTAAATATAGTGGTAAATACTCAACTTTAAGCATTGGAAGAGTTCAAGGTCCAACATTAAAATTTATAGTTGAAAGAGAAAAAGAGGTTCAAACTTTTGTTCCAAAACCATACTGGATAATTAAATCCATAGTAAATTTAAATGGAGAAAAATTTGAGGCTGAATATAAAATCTCTAAAATTGAAGAGAAAAAGATTGCTGATGAAGTTGCTGAAAGCTGCTTTAAAAAAGAGGGGGAAATTATTAATGTGCAAAGTAAAGAATATAAATTGCTTCCACCCACACCATTTGATTTAACTCAACTTCAGCTTGAAGCTTATAGATATTTCAAGTTTACTCCAAAGCAAACTCTTGATATTGCTGAGCGTTTATACCTTAATGCTTTAATCTCTTATCCTAGAACTTCAAGCCAAAAACTTCCTTCAACAATAGGGTATCAAGAAATTTTAAATTCTTTAAAGGAGAATTCTGAGTATAAAAATATGGTTGATGAGCTTTATGCTATTAAAGAGTTAAAGCCTAATGAAGGAAAAAAGACTGACCCTGCGCATCCAGCTATTTACCCAACTGGAGTTCAACCTAAAGAAGAGTTATCAATAAGAGAAAAGAAAATTTATGATTTAATAGTTAAAAGATTTATGGCTACTTTCGGCGCTTCATGCTTAAAGAAAAGCGAAAAAGCAACAATTAAGGTGAGCAATCATATTTTTTACTTGAAAGGCTCAAGAATTTTAAAGCCTGGTTGGATGAAGCTTTACGCGCCTTACTCAAGCTTAGAAGAAAATTTGCTTCCGCCAATTTTTATTGGACAAAAAGTTTTCTTTGAAGAGGTTAAACCTGAGTTAAAGTATACGCAACCTCCATCAAGATTTAATCCGACAAGCCTTTTAAAGCTTATGGAAGAGCAGGGAATAGGAACAAAAGCAACTAGAGCTGAAATAATAGATATTTTATATAAAAGAGGTTACGTTAAAGATGAAAGGATAGTTGCCACACCATTATCTTTTAAAATTATTAATCTTATGTTAAAATATTGTCCAAAAGTGGTTAGCATAGAATTCACTAGAGAGCTTGAAGAAATGATGAGGAAAATAGAGTTTGGAGAAGAAGAAAGAGAGAAAGTAGTTTTAGAGGCAGTTAACTATTTAAAGCCAGCTATAATGGAGCTTAAGCTTAAAGAAAATGAGATAGGTGAAGAGTTAAGCAAGGTTATAAAACAAGTTAAAGCTTTAGAGTTTATGATTAAAACGCCGTGTCCAAGCTGTGGCTCTCAGCTATTAATAATTAAAAGCAGGAAGACTGGGAAAAGATTTATTGGATGCTCAGGTTTATGGAGCAATAAATGCCATTTCTCGCTTCCTTTACCTCAAAAAGGAAAACTATCTTTATTAGATAAAACTTGCTCTGAATGCGGATTTCAAATGATTCAAGTAAAAATATCAGGTAGAAGACCGATGATTTCTTGCCCAAAATGCTTTATTAACCGCTTAAGAAACAATAAAAGTTAA
- a CDS encoding deoxyhypusine synthase family protein → MKERIKHLNLEEASSIGKLVEAMAYTSYQSRNLAYCYHVFKNMLIDLDRPTIFLGLAGAMVPGGMRKIVRDMIAYTMVDVSDSTGANLYHDFCEAVGVPHYLGTEHVNDLELRELHIDRVYDTFLDEDDLRKVDELIYKITEQLEPKVYSTREYLYKLGLCLSDENSILYSASKFDVPVFCPALNDSSIGLTLSKYYLERKNSGKPKLIIDPIKDLVELTQIKIKSKKTGVIFIGGGTPKNYVQQLSVNLDILGVPHEGHHYAIQITTDDPKWGGLSGCTFKEAKSWGKFTKTAYNSTVYADATIALPLLAGAILQNCRNELNQRSRLKFVWIGDELFEIKQSP, encoded by the coding sequence TTGAAAGAGCGAATAAAACATTTAAATCTTGAGGAAGCTTCTTCAATAGGGAAATTGGTTGAAGCGATGGCTTATACTTCTTATCAAAGCAGAAACTTAGCTTATTGCTATCATGTTTTTAAAAACATGCTCATCGACTTAGATAGACCAACAATTTTTCTCGGGTTAGCTGGCGCCATGGTTCCTGGAGGGATGAGAAAAATTGTTAGAGATATGATTGCTTATACAATGGTGGATGTTTCAGACTCTACAGGGGCAAATCTTTACCATGATTTTTGCGAAGCTGTAGGAGTACCGCATTATTTAGGAACAGAGCATGTAAACGATTTAGAGCTTAGAGAGCTTCATATAGACCGTGTTTATGATACTTTCTTAGATGAAGATGATTTAAGAAAGGTTGATGAGTTAATTTATAAGATTACAGAGCAGCTTGAACCTAAAGTTTACTCCACTAGAGAATATCTTTATAAGCTTGGATTATGCTTAAGCGATGAAAACTCAATTTTATACTCTGCTAGCAAATTTGATGTTCCAGTTTTTTGTCCAGCATTAAATGATAGCTCTATAGGGTTGACGTTATCAAAATATTATTTAGAGAGAAAAAATTCTGGCAAACCTAAGCTTATTATAGATCCTATAAAAGACCTTGTTGAATTAACGCAAATTAAAATTAAATCTAAAAAAACTGGTGTGATATTTATCGGTGGAGGAACACCAAAAAATTATGTTCAACAATTAAGCGTTAACCTTGATATTCTTGGCGTTCCACATGAAGGTCACCATTATGCTATTCAAATTACAACTGATGATCCAAAATGGGGTGGGCTTTCAGGATGCACTTTTAAAGAGGCTAAATCTTGGGGTAAATTTACGAAAACTGCTTATAACTCAACAGTTTATGCTGATGCTACTATAGCTTTACCTTTACTTGCAGGTGCAATTCTGCAAAACTGTAGAAACGAGTTAAATCAAAGATCAAGATTAAAGTTTGTTTGGATAGGAGACGAATTGTTTGAAATTAAGCAATCACCTTAA
- a CDS encoding isocitrate/isopropylmalate dehydrogenase family protein → MVTYKISVIPGDGIGPEVIAEGIKVIDAASEACNFEVEWVKYPFSADYYLATGELLSEESLKELEKYKAIYMGAVGDPRVPPGILEKGILLNLRFYFDEYINLRPIQLFEGVPTPLAGKSPKDVNFDVIRENTEDLYVSLGGRVKKKAKEELNLYRRIYSVKFELDIESDLDEVAYQLMVISRKGAERVIKYAFELAKKKKKNKVTSVDKANVLTYAYGLWREVLNEVKKDYPNIEVEYAYVDAAAMWFVKNPEAFQIVVTPNMFGDILTDLGAIIQGGLGMAAGANINPEGTSMFEPIHGSAPKYKGLNKANPIATILAGKLMLEFLGEEEAANLIEEATKEVLKGGKVKPVDLGGSAKTFEVGNAIASKMKELSEEI, encoded by the coding sequence ATGGTTACTTATAAGATTTCAGTTATACCAGGGGATGGAATAGGACCAGAAGTTATAGCAGAGGGAATTAAAGTTATAGATGCTGCTTCAGAAGCTTGCAATTTCGAAGTTGAGTGGGTTAAATATCCTTTTAGCGCTGATTATTATTTAGCTACTGGAGAATTGCTTTCTGAAGAGTCTTTAAAAGAGCTTGAAAAATATAAAGCAATTTATATGGGTGCTGTTGGAGACCCACGTGTTCCACCTGGAATTCTTGAGAAAGGCATACTTTTAAATTTAAGGTTTTATTTTGATGAATACATTAATTTAAGACCTATTCAACTTTTTGAAGGTGTCCCAACTCCATTAGCAGGTAAATCACCTAAAGATGTAAACTTTGATGTAATTAGAGAAAATACTGAAGACTTATATGTTAGTTTAGGCGGTAGAGTGAAGAAAAAGGCTAAAGAAGAATTAAACCTTTATAGAAGAATTTACAGCGTGAAATTTGAGTTAGATATAGAAAGCGACCTAGATGAAGTGGCTTATCAATTAATGGTTATAAGCAGAAAAGGCGCAGAAAGAGTTATTAAATACGCATTTGAATTAGCTAAAAAAAAGAAGAAGAATAAAGTTACATCTGTTGATAAAGCTAATGTGCTTACTTACGCTTATGGTCTTTGGCGTGAAGTTTTAAATGAAGTTAAAAAAGATTACCCTAATATTGAAGTTGAATATGCTTATGTAGACGCTGCGGCTATGTGGTTTGTTAAAAATCCAGAAGCATTCCAAATTGTTGTAACACCAAACATGTTCGGCGATATTTTAACTGATCTAGGAGCTATAATTCAAGGTGGATTAGGAATGGCTGCTGGAGCTAACATTAACCCTGAAGGCACCTCGATGTTTGAACCTATTCATGGTTCAGCTCCAAAATATAAAGGGTTAAATAAAGCTAATCCAATAGCAACTATTCTTGCTGGGAAGCTTATGCTTGAGTTTTTAGGAGAAGAAGAAGCAGCCAACCTCATCGAGGAAGCTACTAAAGAAGTGTTAAAAGGAGGAAAAGTTAAACCCGTGGATTTAGGCGGTTCAGCGAAAACATTTGAAGTGGGAAATGCTATAGCAAGCAAGATGAAAGAATTAAGTGAAGAAATCTAG
- a CDS encoding Mrp/NBP35 family ATP-binding protein, giving the protein MEKLKKQEETLKLRMKKVKHKVAVISGKGGVGKSVVTANIALIFAKKGYKVGILDADLHGPSIPKILGVRGNKLEANSSGILPVFGPLNVKIVSIDFLLPKDETPVIWRGPLKMNAIRQFLSEVVWGELDVLFMDLPPGTGDEPLSVIKLLPEMDGVIVVTIPSEVSQLIVKKSIEFTKELNIPVIGVIENMSGFTCPNCGFQIDLFKSGGGEKIAKELNVPFLGKIPLDIEVTQSSDEGQPLIMKNLNSKALKSLINIANKIEDFLKEKPNVS; this is encoded by the coding sequence ATGGAAAAGCTTAAGAAACAAGAAGAAACACTTAAGTTAAGAATGAAAAAAGTAAAGCATAAAGTTGCAGTTATAAGCGGTAAAGGAGGCGTTGGAAAAAGCGTTGTTACAGCTAACATCGCTTTAATATTCGCTAAAAAAGGATATAAAGTTGGAATTTTAGATGCTGATTTACATGGCCCCTCTATCCCAAAAATTCTTGGAGTAAGAGGTAATAAACTTGAGGCTAACTCTTCAGGGATTCTTCCCGTATTTGGTCCATTAAACGTGAAAATTGTATCAATAGATTTTCTTTTACCTAAAGATGAAACTCCTGTAATTTGGCGTGGACCATTAAAAATGAATGCTATTAGACAGTTTTTATCTGAAGTTGTTTGGGGTGAGTTAGATGTGTTATTTATGGATTTACCTCCTGGAACAGGAGATGAACCTCTAAGCGTAATAAAGCTTCTTCCCGAAATGGATGGAGTAATAGTGGTAACTATTCCATCTGAAGTTTCCCAGTTAATTGTTAAAAAATCAATAGAATTCACTAAAGAATTAAATATTCCAGTAATAGGCGTAATTGAAAATATGAGTGGATTCACATGCCCTAACTGCGGTTTTCAAATAGATTTATTTAAATCTGGTGGTGGAGAAAAAATAGCTAAAGAATTAAATGTCCCGTTTTTAGGTAAAATACCGTTAGATATTGAAGTAACTCAAAGCTCAGATGAAGGGCAACCGCTTATAATGAAAAATTTAAATTCTAAAGCTTTAAAAAGCCTTATTAATATAGCTAATAAAATAGAAGATTTTCTTAAAGAGAAGCCAAATGTTTCTTAA
- the thrC gene encoding threonine synthase, with product MFLKDFTCSNCGEKYLIRDKHLKTCLKCGEILLANYNIEEIQEKLSREELNKRRLGVWKYQELLPPIKENNIVSLGEGGTFLHKCEKLAEKLGLKLLYVKNETTNPTGSFLDRGSTIEVSRAVELNVNSVYCATSSGNFAASIAAYAARGGLKCDIFIPLERIKELNLGKLYQAIAYGANLIIKNNRIHESELNNLSYSISPIDPFFAEGEKTTAYELCEQLNWILPNKIVVPMGHGEHLSMIWKGINEFFTLGLIKSIDVNMTGVQAAEFAPIVNELQGKKAKIQTPKTIALDLVMENPLYAKLALKSIKESKGMAVKVSDDEIFKAMEMLAKMEGVFAEPSAASTIACVKKLLDEGKIDRSETVVCIITGAGLKDPASARKFAEKIRKINRIIAGLESKRFTKKLGETKLKLLKILLNESYGYEIWKALKNIGVNLDISSIYQHLAELEAMGLIKRTKAERVLGKPARFYYSLTSKGEELLRKAEF from the coding sequence ATGTTTCTTAAAGATTTTACATGCTCTAATTGCGGTGAAAAATACTTAATTAGAGATAAGCATTTAAAAACTTGTTTAAAATGTGGAGAGATTCTTTTAGCAAACTATAATATTGAAGAGATTCAAGAAAAATTAAGCAGAGAAGAATTAAACAAAAGAAGGCTTGGCGTATGGAAGTATCAAGAGCTTTTACCCCCAATAAAAGAAAATAATATTGTTTCTCTTGGAGAAGGAGGAACCTTTCTTCATAAATGCGAAAAACTTGCTGAAAAACTTGGCTTAAAGCTTCTTTATGTAAAAAATGAAACAACCAATCCTACAGGTTCATTTCTAGATAGAGGCTCTACTATTGAAGTTTCTAGAGCAGTTGAATTAAATGTTAACTCTGTTTATTGCGCTACTTCTTCAGGAAACTTTGCAGCTTCAATAGCGGCTTATGCTGCAAGAGGAGGCTTAAAATGCGATATTTTTATACCTTTAGAAAGAATTAAAGAGTTGAATTTAGGAAAGCTTTATCAAGCAATAGCTTATGGCGCAAACCTAATAATAAAAAATAACCGGATTCATGAAAGCGAGTTAAATAACCTAAGCTATTCTATCTCTCCAATTGATCCATTTTTCGCTGAAGGAGAAAAAACCACCGCATATGAGTTATGCGAGCAATTAAATTGGATTCTTCCAAATAAAATAGTTGTTCCTATGGGTCATGGTGAACATTTATCTATGATTTGGAAAGGAATAAACGAGTTCTTCACTTTAGGGTTAATAAAATCTATTGATGTAAACATGACTGGCGTTCAAGCAGCTGAGTTTGCGCCTATAGTTAACGAACTTCAAGGAAAAAAAGCTAAGATTCAAACTCCTAAAACTATAGCTTTAGATTTAGTTATGGAGAATCCTCTTTACGCTAAGCTAGCTTTAAAATCTATAAAAGAATCTAAAGGTATGGCTGTTAAAGTTTCTGATGATGAAATATTTAAAGCTATGGAAATGCTTGCAAAAATGGAGGGAGTATTCGCTGAACCTTCAGCTGCTTCAACAATAGCTTGTGTAAAAAAACTTTTAGATGAAGGAAAAATAGATAGAAGCGAAACTGTTGTATGCATAATAACCGGCGCTGGTCTTAAGGATCCAGCTTCAGCAAGAAAATTCGCTGAAAAAATAAGGAAAATTAATAGAATAATTGCTGGATTAGAATCGAAACGATTTACTAAAAAGCTTGGGGAAACAAAACTTAAACTTTTAAAAATTCTTTTAAATGAATCATATGGATATGAAATTTGGAAAGCGTTAAAAAATATAGGTGTAAACTTAGATATTTCAAGCATTTACCAGCATTTAGCTGAGCTTGAAGCTATGGGTTTAATAAAAAGAACTAAAGCTGAAAGAGTTTTAGGTAAACCTGCAAGATTCTATTATTCATTAACTAGTAAAGGGGAAGAACTATTAAGAAAAGCTGAATTTTAA
- a CDS encoding SMC family ATPase: MKGIIEQLEIQGFEGYKKAEITFTSGLNLITGRNSTGKTTILEAIFFALYGEIPDVDKRLLVTRLQGASRNLYLSLKFNSPKTWQVVEVKRWGKLCLKRGKEGYQTERLILLVNGKEIHVSGEEELRRKITELLGLTMKRFLNLAYVRQGELTKILKPNKDEMDSILGITTLKELLEQLNLVKKELEKYEEKDVETEFKNISDALLPKVKEQIKNLEEQIEVLRFEVEELQEKIKRAESPELINLLRNINDRDVFLKKCREEEAIAKALLNQWNVYDIIELKSLINENEVKVDELKKKLEKADEELKKIEERKESYKNKAIKVKELLKSVNALSLTMLKDLINQKREEFNKLNEALTSIEEKFKKIEGEKNKLEGKLLTIEEELKAHKKLLEENRFNCPTCGQKITIEALKKIILEKEESEKKFKQKIADVLKLYEEEKNNIDKLKSEIAKIDNELETLTGVYSLIKDALGELTLEELEEAYLKLEQQHQEVKQKIEKLNTEFNEAKNKLLNMKSTLENVKNLFNKIEEKLRKTQECLTNIAFLLNKLMLPFKPEDEELKVKIAEKLPLNLNELEDLRYQFKNKNEKLKALDNELKKLKEEEEELQKKLEILKNRLEKTIVIEKFIEELKRGIEDIRKVKLKDISYEALKIYNSLTDQHVYKAFKINPENYLVEVQPIDLDEYIPAVRVGGGHQTLIALSLRLAMLKILGGGTLLILDEPTYGVDSDNIPQLLSHMAEAAKKVSQVILVTHYGLGEEEAANIIKVERGKDGASQATISI, encoded by the coding sequence TTGAAGGGGATTATTGAGCAGCTGGAGATTCAAGGATTTGAAGGATATAAAAAAGCTGAAATAACTTTTACATCAGGTTTAAACCTTATAACTGGAAGAAATTCTACAGGGAAAACAACTATTTTAGAAGCTATATTTTTCGCTTTATATGGGGAAATTCCAGATGTAGATAAAAGGCTCTTAGTTACAAGGCTTCAAGGAGCATCTAGAAATCTTTATTTAAGCTTAAAGTTTAACTCGCCTAAAACATGGCAGGTTGTAGAAGTTAAAAGATGGGGGAAGCTATGCTTAAAACGCGGTAAAGAAGGTTATCAAACTGAGCGTTTAATTCTTTTAGTAAATGGGAAAGAAATCCATGTGTCTGGGGAGGAAGAGTTAAGAAGAAAAATAACTGAGCTTTTAGGGTTAACTATGAAGAGATTTCTTAATTTAGCATATGTAAGGCAAGGTGAATTAACCAAAATTCTTAAACCTAATAAAGATGAAATGGATTCTATTTTAGGAATAACAACTCTTAAAGAGCTTTTAGAGCAGCTTAACTTGGTTAAAAAAGAATTAGAAAAATATGAAGAGAAAGATGTTGAAACAGAATTTAAAAACATAAGTGATGCGCTTCTTCCTAAGGTTAAAGAGCAAATTAAAAATTTAGAAGAGCAAATTGAAGTTTTAAGGTTTGAGGTTGAAGAGTTGCAAGAAAAAATTAAGAGGGCAGAATCACCTGAATTAATTAATCTTTTAAGAAATATAAATGATAGAGATGTTTTTTTAAAAAAATGTAGAGAAGAGGAGGCTATTGCTAAAGCTTTACTTAACCAATGGAATGTATATGACATTATTGAGCTTAAAAGTTTAATTAATGAAAATGAAGTTAAAGTTGATGAGCTTAAAAAGAAGCTGGAGAAAGCAGATGAAGAATTAAAAAAAATTGAAGAAAGAAAAGAAAGTTATAAAAACAAAGCAATAAAAGTTAAAGAGCTTTTAAAATCTGTTAACGCGTTAAGCTTAACCATGCTTAAAGATTTAATTAATCAAAAGCGTGAAGAATTTAATAAGCTTAATGAAGCTTTAACTTCAATTGAAGAGAAGTTTAAAAAAATTGAAGGGGAAAAAAATAAACTTGAAGGCAAGCTTTTAACGATTGAAGAAGAGTTAAAAGCGCATAAAAAACTTTTAGAAGAAAATAGATTTAATTGCCCGACTTGCGGTCAAAAAATAACAATTGAAGCCTTAAAAAAAATAATTTTAGAGAAGGAAGAAAGCGAAAAAAAATTTAAACAAAAAATTGCAGATGTATTAAAGCTTTATGAAGAGGAAAAAAATAATATAGATAAGCTAAAGAGTGAGATTGCTAAGATTGATAATGAATTAGAAACTTTAACAGGTGTATATTCTTTAATAAAAGATGCTTTAGGTGAATTAACGTTAGAAGAGCTTGAAGAAGCGTATCTCAAGCTTGAACAACAGCATCAAGAAGTTAAACAAAAAATTGAAAAGTTGAATACTGAATTTAATGAAGCTAAAAATAAACTGTTAAATATGAAGAGTACGTTAGAAAATGTAAAAAATCTTTTTAATAAAATTGAAGAAAAATTAAGGAAAACTCAAGAATGCTTAACAAACATAGCTTTTCTTCTTAATAAGCTAATGCTTCCATTTAAACCTGAAGATGAAGAGTTAAAAGTTAAAATTGCTGAAAAGCTTCCATTAAACCTTAATGAACTTGAAGATTTACGATATCAATTTAAAAATAAAAATGAGAAATTGAAGGCTTTAGATAATGAGCTTAAAAAGCTTAAAGAGGAAGAGGAAGAGCTTCAAAAAAAACTTGAGATTTTAAAAAATAGATTAGAAAAAACAATTGTGATAGAGAAATTTATTGAAGAGTTAAAGAGGGGAATTGAAGATATTAGAAAAGTGAAGCTTAAAGATATAAGTTATGAAGCTTTAAAAATTTATAACTCTTTAACAGATCAACATGTTTATAAAGCATTTAAAATTAACCCTGAAAACTACCTTGTTGAAGTTCAACCAATTGATTTAGATGAATATATCCCAGCTGTAAGAGTTGGGGGAGGGCATCAAACGCTTATAGCTTTATCATTGAGGCTTGCTATGCTTAAAATTTTAGGAGGGGGAACATTATTAATTTTAGATGAGCCAACTTATGGTGTTGATTCAGATAATATTCCGCAATTGCTTAGTCATATGGCTGAAGCAGCTAAAAAAGTTTCTCAAGTAATACTTGTTACGCATTATGGGTTAGGTGAAGAAGAAGCGGCGAACATAATTAAAGTTGAAAGAGGAAAAGATGGAGCTTCTCAAGCAACAATAAGCATTTAA